The following proteins are co-located in the Choristoneura fumiferana chromosome 23, NRCan_CFum_1, whole genome shotgun sequence genome:
- the LOC141441126 gene encoding uncharacterized protein isoform X2 — translation MLFCAGALVEPHVVVTPASCVVGENYKFTVSGGTHKFLEYMGAKRLVENLCVHRGYNHTSRWEKCATDNIALLVLSEPFSFRTLEQNADFVLNRIRYGRSMEVSIPPPIEDGTVAKCSFYGWGSRRNGYLVPLLITLRRVDVVIMNKDKCQRMWNLDNKYLCLHQAPCRSEKFGSLCPDDMGSVIECNGYLRGMMVSMLVDRLCGIGFLDMSLYNKFMTCGVDDARDVMDGDSYMHLEVYTKKQKATLVTIDYTDSAAGGLTGQNNETIDETTTPILGFKKM, via the exons ATGCTCTTCTGCGCGGGCGCACTGGTGGAGCCGCACGTGGTGGTGACGCCGGCGTCGTGTGTGGTCGGAGAGAACTACAAGTTCACCGTCAGTGGCGGCACGCATAAGTTCCTGGAGTACATGGGCGCTAAGAGACTTGTGGAAAATCTTTGTGTGCATCGAG GTTATAATCACACTAGCCGATGGGAAAAATGCGCGACCGACAACATAGCTTTGCTAGTACTCAGCGAGCCTTTTTCATTTCGAACGCTGGAACAGAACGCAGACTTTGTTTTAAACAGAATTCGTTACGGGCGGTCTATGGAGGTTAGCATACCGCCCCCGATAGAAGATGGGACCGTAGCCAAGTGCAGCTTCTACGGCTGGGGTAGCAGGCGAAAC GGTTATCTGGTGCCGCTGCTGATCACCTTGCGTCGTGTGGATGTGGTCATCATGAACAAAGACAAGTGCCAAAGGATGTGGAACTTGGATAATAAATACCTTTGCCTGCACCAGGCACCTTGCAGG TCTGAGAAGTTCGGCTCACTATGTCCG GACGACATGGGCTCCGTCATTGAATGCAATGGCTATCTCCGCGGCATGATGGTATCGATGCTCGTGGACCGGCTGTGTGGCATAGGCTTTTTAGACATGAGTCTATATAACAAGTTCATGACTTGCGGCGTGGACGACGCACGGGACGTCATGGACGGCGACTCTTACATGCATTTGGAGGTGTACACTAAGAAGCAAAAGGCAACACTCGTTACGATTGATTATACTGACAGTGCTGCCGGCGGACTAACTGGTCAAAACAATGAGACGATAGATGAAACCACAACGCCGATTCTAGGGTTTAAGAAAATGTAA
- the LOC141441126 gene encoding azurocidin-like isoform X1 gives MGAGQIGGIATLLDIDFNNAAGFVGRTAANSEAQYVVHFLSHAMLFCAGALVEPHVVVTPASCVVGENYKFTVSGGTHKFLEYMGAKRLVENLCVHRGYNHTSRWEKCATDNIALLVLSEPFSFRTLEQNADFVLNRIRYGRSMEVSIPPPIEDGTVAKCSFYGWGSRRNGYLVPLLITLRRVDVVIMNKDKCQRMWNLDNKYLCLHQAPCRSEKFGSLCPDDMGSVIECNGYLRGMMVSMLVDRLCGIGFLDMSLYNKFMTCGVDDARDVMDGDSYMHLEVYTKKQKATLVTIDYTDSAAGGLTGQNNETIDETTTPILGFKKM, from the exons ATGGGAGCAGGACAAATTGGAGGAATTGCCACATTAC tcgaCATAGATTTTAATAATGCTGCCGGTTTTGTGGGAAGAACTGCTGCCAACTCAGAAGCACAATATGTt GTCCATTTTCTGTCGCACGCTATGCTCTTCTGCGCGGGCGCACTGGTGGAGCCGCACGTGGTGGTGACGCCGGCGTCGTGTGTGGTCGGAGAGAACTACAAGTTCACCGTCAGTGGCGGCACGCATAAGTTCCTGGAGTACATGGGCGCTAAGAGACTTGTGGAAAATCTTTGTGTGCATCGAG GTTATAATCACACTAGCCGATGGGAAAAATGCGCGACCGACAACATAGCTTTGCTAGTACTCAGCGAGCCTTTTTCATTTCGAACGCTGGAACAGAACGCAGACTTTGTTTTAAACAGAATTCGTTACGGGCGGTCTATGGAGGTTAGCATACCGCCCCCGATAGAAGATGGGACCGTAGCCAAGTGCAGCTTCTACGGCTGGGGTAGCAGGCGAAAC GGTTATCTGGTGCCGCTGCTGATCACCTTGCGTCGTGTGGATGTGGTCATCATGAACAAAGACAAGTGCCAAAGGATGTGGAACTTGGATAATAAATACCTTTGCCTGCACCAGGCACCTTGCAGG TCTGAGAAGTTCGGCTCACTATGTCCG GACGACATGGGCTCCGTCATTGAATGCAATGGCTATCTCCGCGGCATGATGGTATCGATGCTCGTGGACCGGCTGTGTGGCATAGGCTTTTTAGACATGAGTCTATATAACAAGTTCATGACTTGCGGCGTGGACGACGCACGGGACGTCATGGACGGCGACTCTTACATGCATTTGGAGGTGTACACTAAGAAGCAAAAGGCAACACTCGTTACGATTGATTATACTGACAGTGCTGCCGGCGGACTAACTGGTCAAAACAATGAGACGATAGATGAAACCACAACGCCGATTCTAGGGTTTAAGAAAATGTAA